CAAAAGGGATTAATTTGACCCTTTTTCTTTTTACACAATTATACGGACTTAATCAATAAAGGCTTATATTTCAAAATGAGGACTCATAAATCGAAATGAAGGCTTATATATCTAAATGACGGCTCATTTATCAAAATAAAGGCTCATTTATCAAAAAAATGCTCATAACCCAGCCAAAGCTTTTCTTATAAATATTTCACAGCGGCAATCACGAGCAGCGCCCAAGCAGCGAGAAATGAAATTCCACCGAATGGGGTAATTGCTCCGAGAATACTGATTCGGGTTACACTTAAAACATAAAGGCTTCCTGAGAATAATACAATTCCAATGAACATGAGCCAGCCTGACGAGGACAACAGCGAACTAGCCGGAACCTT
The window above is part of the Bacillus methanolicus genome. Proteins encoded here:
- a CDS encoding DUF423 domain-containing protein — protein: MKLFILLGAINAFLSVALGAFGAHGLEGKIEPKYLEIWKTGVTYQMFHAAGLLVIGILLGKVPASSLLSSSGWLMFIGIVLFSGSLYVLSVTRISILGAITPFGGISFLAAWALLVIAAVKYL